In Gemmatimonadaceae bacterium, a genomic segment contains:
- a CDS encoding ankyrin repeat domain-containing protein, giving the protein MPVRTLLIIGWGCVAVELLFVIGLLTSRNVGDDAAGRGLGTAFGAVLAPVVLLIGGTLLWGTLTHSRATIVAGSLLATLPFLVMLGMLARGTLRKGMRAIARRGQGAFQSSAITRIARAIDRGDPVKVMALVRGAELDCSARDKYGRTLLGHAVHKAMGMYARPADVAIVRGLLDNGVPYAADAVESGGDWAATIASNAGDHQNVLLETALSHGADANARDWADDQPALFSVNMTVAKAELLLAHGADVNKRAARADRRGWTALMSAAYEGQWEMARWFLAHGVDPEVTAPDGKSLRTLVDDFNARARSQGYQQHDEATSLLQAIGAG; this is encoded by the coding sequence ATGCCCGTTCGCACGCTTCTGATCATCGGTTGGGGCTGTGTTGCCGTCGAGCTCCTGTTCGTGATCGGGCTGCTCACCTCGCGCAACGTGGGTGACGATGCGGCTGGGCGCGGACTTGGTACGGCGTTTGGCGCCGTGCTCGCGCCGGTTGTGCTGCTGATTGGCGGTACGTTGTTGTGGGGCACACTGACGCACTCGCGTGCCACGATTGTCGCCGGTTCGCTGCTTGCGACTCTGCCATTTCTGGTCATGCTCGGCATGTTGGCGCGCGGCACGCTACGCAAGGGCATGCGGGCCATCGCCCGACGCGGCCAGGGTGCGTTTCAGAGTTCCGCCATCACCCGTATCGCCCGCGCCATCGATCGCGGCGACCCCGTCAAGGTGATGGCGCTGGTGCGCGGTGCCGAGCTCGATTGTTCTGCGCGCGACAAGTATGGCCGCACGCTCCTGGGTCACGCCGTCCACAAGGCCATGGGGATGTACGCCAGGCCAGCGGATGTCGCCATCGTTCGCGGTCTGCTGGACAACGGTGTCCCGTATGCCGCCGATGCCGTAGAATCAGGCGGCGACTGGGCGGCGACAATTGCCAGCAATGCCGGCGATCATCAGAACGTCCTGCTGGAGACGGCCCTGAGCCACGGCGCCGACGCCAACGCGCGCGACTGGGCCGATGACCAGCCCGCGTTGTTCAGCGTGAACATGACCGTCGCCAAAGCCGAGTTGCTGTTGGCGCATGGCGCTGATGTGAACAAGCGCGCGGCGCGTGCCGATCGGCGAGGCTGGACGGCGTTGATGAGTGCCGCCTACGAGGGCCAGTGGGAGATGGCGCGCTGGTTCCTCGCGCACGGTGTCGATCCCGAGGTTACGGCGCCGGACGGGAAAAGCCTGCGCACGCTGGTTGACGATTTCAATGCTCGCGCCCGCAGTCAGGGCTACCAACAGCATGACGA
- a CDS encoding S9 family peptidase: protein MRRLALFVFCACAVARVSAAQPTRPDTAADPYRWLEDVSGDRAMAWVKAENAKSAGVLEKDQRFAGIYKSALTMAQAKDRIPNASFMAGALYNFWQDAAHVRGIWRKTTLESYRTASPVWTTVLDLDALAKTEKANWVWHGADCVRPAETRCLLMLSDGGEDAVTVREFDVATRTFVKNGFSLPKGKQDVAWMGRDTLLVSREWKTGEVTASGYPYIVKRLARGQSLSSALEIFRGVPKDVSVSPFTAVDGAGHRVSFIRRGVSFFESEHYVVRAKDVARLNMPAKASPVDLVDGQAVVRLSEAWTAGATTIRAGSLASFDVANAMKTPTALSPVAIYEPGPRESVDGASATRTRLLVGVTQNVKGRVMVFTRTPQGTWTHSAMTLPDNVATDIGSADIRSDRAFISVAGYLTPNSVWLADAAQSSAVQVKTLAPRFDASRSVVEQYEATSKDGTKVPYFITHPKGMKLDGSNPTILTAYGGFEVSLTPHYDANAGKLWVEQGGVYVVANIRGGGEFGPAWHEAGLKTKRQVIYDDFAAVGQDLIARKITSPRRLGIVGGSNGGLLMGVEMNQHPELWNAVQIAVPLLDMMRYEQIAAGASWVGEYGSVSIPAERAFLAGISPLQNLKAGVKYPTPFIWTTTKDDRVGPQHARKFAAKMADLGLPYLFYEVIEGGHGAGANAEQQAHTTALGYTYFARQLMDKSATIVP from the coding sequence ATGCGTCGACTTGCCCTGTTCGTTTTCTGCGCGTGCGCCGTGGCGCGCGTGTCCGCCGCGCAGCCCACCCGCCCCGACACCGCTGCCGACCCGTATCGCTGGCTGGAAGACGTCAGCGGCGACCGGGCCATGGCGTGGGTGAAGGCAGAAAACGCCAAGTCAGCCGGCGTGCTGGAAAAAGACCAGCGCTTTGCCGGCATCTACAAATCCGCGCTCACCATGGCGCAGGCGAAAGATCGCATCCCCAACGCGTCGTTCATGGCCGGTGCGCTGTACAACTTCTGGCAGGACGCGGCGCATGTGCGCGGCATCTGGCGCAAGACCACACTGGAGAGCTACCGCACCGCGTCGCCGGTATGGACCACGGTGTTGGATCTCGATGCACTGGCGAAAACGGAAAAAGCGAATTGGGTGTGGCACGGCGCCGATTGTGTGCGCCCCGCCGAGACACGGTGCCTGTTGATGCTCTCTGACGGCGGTGAAGACGCGGTGACGGTGCGCGAGTTTGATGTTGCCACGCGCACCTTCGTGAAGAACGGTTTCTCCCTTCCCAAGGGCAAGCAGGACGTGGCGTGGATGGGACGTGACACGCTGCTGGTATCGCGGGAATGGAAGACGGGCGAAGTGACTGCGTCGGGCTACCCGTACATCGTGAAGCGCCTGGCGCGCGGACAATCGCTGTCCAGCGCCCTCGAGATTTTCCGTGGTGTCCCGAAAGACGTCAGCGTGAGTCCGTTCACGGCGGTGGACGGGGCCGGCCATCGCGTGAGCTTCATTCGTCGCGGTGTCAGCTTCTTCGAGTCCGAGCACTACGTGGTGCGCGCGAAAGATGTGGCGCGGTTGAACATGCCCGCGAAGGCGTCACCGGTGGATCTTGTCGACGGCCAGGCGGTGGTCCGACTGTCGGAAGCGTGGACAGCGGGCGCGACCACCATCCGCGCTGGTTCACTGGCTTCATTCGATGTGGCCAATGCCATGAAAACGCCGACTGCGCTGTCACCGGTGGCGATTTACGAGCCGGGGCCGCGTGAATCGGTGGATGGTGCCTCGGCGACGCGCACGCGATTGCTGGTTGGCGTCACGCAGAATGTGAAGGGTCGTGTGATGGTGTTCACGCGCACCCCTCAGGGCACGTGGACGCATTCTGCCATGACGCTCCCCGACAATGTGGCCACCGATATCGGAAGCGCCGACATCCGCAGCGATCGCGCGTTCATCAGCGTGGCCGGTTACCTGACCCCCAACAGCGTGTGGCTGGCCGATGCCGCGCAGTCATCGGCGGTGCAGGTGAAGACGCTGGCACCGCGGTTCGACGCGTCACGCAGTGTGGTGGAGCAGTATGAAGCGACGTCGAAGGATGGCACGAAGGTGCCGTACTTCATCACGCACCCCAAGGGGATGAAGCTGGACGGCTCGAACCCCACCATTCTCACTGCGTACGGCGGCTTTGAAGTGTCGCTTACGCCGCACTACGATGCGAACGCCGGCAAGCTGTGGGTTGAGCAAGGCGGCGTGTATGTCGTGGCCAACATTCGCGGCGGCGGCGAGTTTGGTCCGGCGTGGCATGAGGCGGGGCTCAAGACCAAACGGCAGGTGATCTACGACGACTTTGCCGCCGTGGGGCAGGACCTGATCGCGCGCAAGATCACCAGTCCCCGGCGACTTGGCATCGTGGGTGGATCGAACGGCGGTTTGCTGATGGGCGTCGAGATGAACCAGCATCCGGAGCTGTGGAATGCGGTACAAATCGCGGTGCCACTGCTGGACATGATGCGCTATGAGCAGATTGCCGCCGGCGCGTCGTGGGTCGGCGAGTACGGCAGTGTGTCCATTCCCGCCGAGCGCGCGTTTCTGGCTGGCATCTCGCCGCTGCAGAATCTCAAGGCGGGCGTGAAGTACCCCACGCCGTTCATCTGGACCACCACGAAGGACGACCGGGTGGGGCCGCAGCACGCGCGCAAGTTTGCCGCGAAGATGGCCGACCTTGGGTTGCCGTATCTGTTTTACGAGGTGATTGAAGGCGGCCACGGCGCGGGCGCCAACGCCGAGCAGCAGGCGCATACCACGGCACTGGGGTACACGTATTTTGCGCGGCAGCTGATGGACAAGAGCGCGACGATCGTGCCGTGA
- a CDS encoding flap endonuclease: MIVHLIDGTYELYRHFYGLRRGAQGEDSQVGAARGVLNTVLQMLETGATHIGVATDHIIESFRNDLWPGYKTGEGIDPALWAQLHPLEDALGAMGVAVWPMVELEADDALASAAHLAALDPRVERVNIWTPDKDLSQCVRGTRVVQVDRKSGNVRDEAGVLEKFGVPPMLIPDYLALVGDSADGYPGIPGIGAKTAARLLMRHGPIESFAPDILGAHQHDALLFKQLATLRIDAPLFGEVEALRWRGPMPEFEATAQTLGDARLFGRSRRISDDGVRGDSKPASEVS, translated from the coding sequence ATGATCGTCCATCTCATAGACGGGACGTACGAGCTCTACCGCCATTTCTACGGCCTCCGACGAGGAGCCCAGGGCGAAGACTCACAGGTTGGCGCCGCGCGTGGTGTGCTCAATACGGTGCTGCAAATGCTCGAGACCGGTGCGACACATATCGGTGTCGCGACCGACCACATCATCGAGTCGTTCCGCAATGACCTGTGGCCGGGGTACAAGACGGGCGAGGGCATCGACCCGGCGCTGTGGGCGCAACTCCATCCACTGGAAGACGCACTCGGCGCCATGGGCGTCGCGGTCTGGCCCATGGTGGAATTGGAAGCGGACGATGCACTCGCCTCGGCGGCACACCTGGCCGCGCTGGACCCGCGCGTGGAGCGCGTGAACATCTGGACGCCGGACAAGGATCTCTCCCAGTGCGTGCGCGGCACGCGGGTGGTGCAAGTCGATCGCAAGAGCGGAAACGTGCGCGATGAAGCCGGTGTCCTGGAGAAATTCGGTGTTCCTCCCATGTTGATCCCGGACTACCTGGCGTTGGTTGGCGACTCAGCCGATGGATATCCCGGAATCCCGGGCATCGGTGCGAAAACGGCGGCGCGACTGCTCATGCGGCACGGCCCGATCGAGTCGTTCGCGCCCGATATTCTCGGCGCGCATCAGCACGACGCGTTGTTGTTCAAGCAGTTGGCCACGCTGCGCATTGACGCACCGCTATTTGGAGAGGTCGAAGCCTTGCGGTGGCGAGGGCCGATGCCGGAATTCGAGGCCACCGCGCAAACGCTTGGCGACGCGCGACTGTTCGGGCGAAGTCGGCGGATTTCGGACGACGGTGTCCGAGGTGACTCCAAACCCGCTTCCGAGGTTTCTTAG